The stretch of DNA AACCGATGCCTTCATCGAGTTCATTCAGGTCGGCGATTGTATGATTTATGCGATCTATGAGGATGGGGCAATTCGGTCGATCACCCGCGATCATGTAGCTGCGATCGATCATGAGTCGAAGCGGATATGGCTGAATGGCATTGAGGAGGGAGTTCGCTCCAAAGATCAATTATGGGAGACGGTCAAGCCGGTGATTGCGGCCAACAAGCAAAAAATGAATACGCCCGAAGGGTATTCCGTGCTTAACGGGATGGCGGAGGCGGAGCGGTTTTTTGAATATGGAAGAATCAATCGGATTAGGCTGCAAAGCCTGCTGCTTGTGTCGGACGGCCTGTTCTATCCGGACGAGGGTGAAACCGCCGAGGAAGATGCGGTAAAGTCGCTGGTCCGTCAGGTCTCGCAGCGAGGTCTTAGCCGTTATGCGGAATGGCTGCTCCAATTAGAGCGGGAAGATGCTGAATGTATTCGCTATCCCCGGTTTAAAGTATCGGATGACAAGACAGGCATTTATATCCGGTTGAGATAATAGATGAGGTCTCGGCATATAGTCGATTTAACCAAGCCCCACAAGCCCCACTTTGTGGGGCTAATTTTGTGCGCATATTCCCGTCTCCAGGAAGGCATACTATGCCCGATTTCAGGAAATTGGATATTCCATCGGAGAGGAAGGCGGGAACTATTATCATGACGGGATTGTTGTCTTGGAGCCGGGAGGCGGCGCATAGTGTGCCGGGAGAATATTTTTATTATTTTATCGTCTACTCGATATTGGGCTGGTTTATAGAGGGTTTGTATAATTGGTACAGCATAGGAACGTTTCGTAAAGAGGGGCTTATGAAAGGACCTTATAAACCGATGTACGGCTTCGCTCCTCTGCTGCTGCTGGCTTTAGGCGTTACAGCCATGCCGCTGCCGTTATTTCTAGCCGCCACATTTGTCGTACCGTCGGCAGTGGAATATGCTACCGGGGCACTGCTGAAGCTCCTGTTCCGCCGCCGGTGGTGGGATTACTCGGGCCAAGCGTATCAGCTCGGGGGGCATATCTGTCTGCAGTTCTCTCTGTACTGGTGGGGATTATCGGTTGTATGCCTCGTTGCCGTTCATCCGCTGATGACAAGGCTGTATTCGCTTACGGCGGATATCTGGAGTGTGCTGCTCCCCATGGCTGTCCTTGGCTTCGCCGCCGATCTCGCCTTGACTTTCCTCATCCGCCGCAGAGAGGCGGTACTCCCGGCGCTGGGCGATGAAACTGGCGGCACTTACTGACGCTAAGGGCAATAAGCTTTCGTAACAAAAGCTATAACAGGCGGTTCCATTATCAGCGGACCGCCTGTTATTTTTTTGCCAAAGACTTGGCGGCTTCTGTGTGTTAGAATGATGAATGGATGAAATACCCAGTCATGGAAAACTCCGCGAATATCCTTGGATGGTCGATCGGAGCCTTGGGAGGAACACGGATGGCCGGAAGTCTGCTTGTCGTTTTTCTGCTTACGATGATAATACATACCGCCGAGACGTTGTCGTATTCTGTCCGGTACGCCGGAGTAAGACTGAATAAAATCGCGATCGCGCTGT from Paenibacillus sophorae encodes:
- a CDS encoding protein phosphatase 2C domain-containing protein; translated protein: MIEMDWISLQGTGEWNEDAIILNEELKLYGVVDGATSLVPYRGEGNETGGRLASQIIKQYAESVTAAEFKGMEALLREANFRLGQEMERCGINPQSKDELWTAGAALIRITDAFIEFIQVGDCMIYAIYEDGAIRSITRDHVAAIDHESKRIWLNGIEEGVRSKDQLWETVKPVIAANKQKMNTPEGYSVLNGMAEAERFFEYGRINRIRLQSLLLVSDGLFYPDEGETAEEDAVKSLVRQVSQRGLSRYAEWLLQLEREDAECIRYPRFKVSDDKTGIYIRLR
- a CDS encoding putative ABC transporter permease: MTGLLSWSREAAHSVPGEYFYYFIVYSILGWFIEGLYNWYSIGTFRKEGLMKGPYKPMYGFAPLLLLALGVTAMPLPLFLAATFVVPSAVEYATGALLKLLFRRRWWDYSGQAYQLGGHICLQFSLYWWGLSVVCLVAVHPLMTRLYSLTADIWSVLLPMAVLGFAADLALTFLIRRREAVLPALGDETGGTY